The proteins below come from a single Balaenoptera musculus isolate JJ_BM4_2016_0621 chromosome 1, mBalMus1.pri.v3, whole genome shotgun sequence genomic window:
- the AKR1A1 gene encoding aldo-keto reductase family 1 member A1, translated as MAASCILLHTGQKMPLIGLGTWKSEPGQVKAVIKYALSVGYRHIDCAAIYGNETEIGEALKENVGPGKLVPREELFLTSKLWNTKHHPEDVEPALRKTLADLQLEYLDLYLMHWPYAFERGDNPFPKNADGTIRYDSTHYKETWKALEALVAKGLVRALGLSNFSSRQIDDVLSVASVRPAVLQVECHPYLAQNELIAHCQARGLEVTAYSPLGSSDRAWRDPAEPVLLEEPVVLALAEEHGRSPAQILLRWQVQRKVSCIPKSVTPSHILQNIQVFDFTFSLEEMKQLDALNKNLRFIVPMLTVDGKRVPRDAGHPLYPFNDPY; from the exons GTAAAAGCAGTTATTAAGTATGCCTTGAGTGTAGGCTACCGCCACATTGACTGTGCTGCTATCTACGGCAACGAGACTGAGATTGGGGAGGCCCTGAAGGAGAATGTGGGACCTGGCAAG TTGGTGCCTCGGGAGGAGCTGTTTCTGACTTCCAAGCTGTGGAACACGAAGCACCACCCCGAGGATGTGGAGCCTGCCCTCCGGAAGACACTCGCTGACCTCCAGCTGGAGTATTTGGACCTGTACCTGATGCACTGGCCTTATGCCTTTGA GCGGGGCGACAACCCCTTTCCTAAGAATGCTGATGGGACTATACGCTATGACTCCACCCACTACAAGGAGACCTGGAAGGCTCTGGAGGCACTGGTGGCTAAGGGGCTGGTGCGGGCACTGGGCCTGTCCAACTTCAGCAGTCGGCAGATCGATGATGTGCTCAGTGTGGCCTCTGTGCGCCCAGCTGTCCTGCAG GTGGAATGCCACCCATACCTGGCTCAGAATGAGCTGATTGCCCACTGCCAAGCACGCGGCCTGGAGGTGACTGCTTATAGCCCTCTGGGCTCCTCTGATCGTGCTTGGCGTGATCCTGCTGAGCCTGTCCTGCTTGAGGAGCCAGTGGTCCTGGCACTGGCTGAAGAGCATGGCCGCTCTCCAGCTCAGATCTTGCTCAG GTGGCAGGTCCAGCGGAAAGTGAGCTGCATCCCCAAGAGTGTCACACCTTCCCATATCCTTCAGAACATCCAG GTGTTTGACTTCACTTTTAGCCTGGAGGAGATGAAGCAGCTGGATGCCCTGAATAAAAATTTGCGATTCATCGTGCCCATGCTTACG GTGGATGGGAAGAGGGTCCCAAGAGATGCAGGTCACCCTCTGTACCCCTTCAATGACCCATATTGA